One genomic region from Salipiger sp. CCB-MM3 encodes:
- a CDS encoding Tex family protein gives MDTQTRIASTIAREIQASPKQVTAAVELLDGGATVPFVARYRKEVTGGLDDTQLRNLSERLTYLREMEARRRAIHDSIKEQGKLTDALEKSIAGAETKAALEDIYLPYKPKRRTRAMIARENGLEPLLRAIEENRNADPAKLAEGYLGENVADVKAALDGARDILGEELTENAPLLGTLREFMRAEAFITAKLAPGKEQEGAKFSDYFDHREKWSDIPSHRALAILRASKEEVVTVDIAPDPEVSTRRGEDIVAAAIGIRGDGAGDKWLRGVADWTWRVKLSLSMYVDLMTELRRRAHEEAIAVFARNLKDLLLAAPAGSKATLGLDPGIRTGVKCAVVDATGKVLDTATIYPFQPKNDTRGATATLMELIARHKIELIAIGNGTASRETERLVGDVLKLLPASVTKPTKVVVSEAGASVYSASETAAKEFPDLDVSLRGAVSIARRLQDPLAELVKITPQSIGVGQYQHDVDQRKLAQTLEAVVEDAVNAVGVDLNTASAPLLAHVAGLGPSLAQSIVSHRDSTGAFPSRKALLKVAGLGPKAFEQCAGFLRIRDGAEPLDASSVHPEAYGVARKIVAACGRDIRQIMGQPQALKGLRAEEFVDGAFGLPTVRDILSELEKPGRDPRPDFVTASFTDGVEEITDLRPGMMLEGTVTNVAAFGAFVDIGVHQDGLVHVSQLADRFVKDPHEVVKAGDVVKVRVTEVDVPRKRIGLSMRKDGSGREAAQDRRAQPDKGRGGAPRGKGGPGKGPRGPMSSGPKGGSGGGQGALGAALMDAMKKKR, from the coding sequence GTGGACACCCAGACCCGCATCGCCAGCACCATCGCGCGTGAAATTCAGGCCAGCCCGAAGCAGGTGACGGCGGCGGTCGAACTGCTCGACGGCGGCGCCACGGTGCCCTTCGTGGCGCGCTACCGCAAGGAAGTCACCGGCGGGCTCGACGACACGCAGCTGCGCAACCTGTCGGAACGGCTCACCTATCTGCGCGAGATGGAAGCGCGCCGCCGCGCCATCCACGACTCGATCAAGGAACAGGGCAAGCTGACGGACGCGCTGGAGAAATCCATCGCGGGCGCCGAGACCAAGGCCGCGCTCGAAGACATCTACCTGCCCTATAAGCCCAAGCGCCGCACCCGCGCGATGATCGCCCGCGAAAACGGGCTCGAGCCGCTGCTGCGCGCCATCGAAGAGAACCGCAACGCCGATCCGGCCAAGCTGGCCGAGGGCTACCTCGGCGAGAATGTCGCCGACGTGAAGGCCGCGCTCGACGGTGCACGCGACATCCTTGGCGAAGAGCTGACCGAGAACGCGCCGCTGCTCGGCACCCTGCGCGAGTTCATGCGCGCCGAGGCCTTCATCACCGCCAAACTCGCCCCGGGCAAGGAGCAGGAAGGCGCCAAGTTTTCGGACTATTTCGACCACCGCGAGAAATGGTCCGATATTCCCTCGCACCGCGCGCTGGCGATCCTGCGCGCCTCGAAGGAAGAGGTGGTCACCGTCGATATCGCCCCCGACCCCGAGGTCTCGACCCGCCGCGGCGAGGACATCGTGGCTGCGGCCATCGGCATCCGCGGCGACGGCGCTGGCGACAAATGGCTGCGCGGCGTGGCCGATTGGACGTGGCGGGTGAAGCTGAGCCTGTCGATGTATGTGGACCTGATGACCGAGCTGCGCCGCCGCGCGCATGAAGAGGCCATCGCGGTCTTTGCCCGCAACCTCAAGGACCTGCTGCTGGCCGCGCCCGCCGGGTCCAAGGCGACGCTGGGCCTCGATCCCGGCATCCGCACCGGGGTGAAATGCGCCGTAGTGGATGCCACCGGCAAGGTGCTCGACACGGCGACGATCTACCCGTTCCAGCCCAAGAACGACACGCGCGGCGCCACCGCCACGCTGATGGAGTTGATTGCGCGCCATAAGATCGAGCTCATCGCCATCGGCAATGGCACCGCCAGCCGCGAGACCGAACGGCTTGTGGGCGACGTGCTGAAGCTGCTGCCCGCGAGCGTGACGAAGCCGACCAAGGTTGTGGTCTCCGAAGCCGGGGCCTCGGTCTATTCGGCCTCGGAAACGGCCGCCAAGGAATTCCCCGATCTCGACGTCTCGCTGCGCGGCGCGGTGTCCATCGCCCGTCGTCTGCAGGATCCGCTGGCCGAACTGGTGAAGATCACCCCACAGAGCATCGGTGTCGGCCAGTACCAGCACGACGTCGACCAGCGCAAACTGGCGCAGACGCTCGAGGCGGTGGTCGAGGACGCGGTGAACGCCGTGGGCGTCGATCTCAACACCGCCTCTGCGCCGCTCTTGGCGCATGTGGCGGGCCTTGGCCCGTCGCTGGCGCAATCCATCGTCAGCCACCGCGACAGCACCGGGGCCTTCCCCTCGCGCAAGGCGCTGCTGAAGGTGGCGGGGCTGGGGCCGAAAGCCTTCGAGCAATGCGCGGGCTTCCTGCGTATCCGCGACGGGGCCGAGCCGCTGGATGCCTCCTCGGTGCACCCCGAGGCCTACGGCGTGGCGCGCAAGATCGTCGCCGCCTGCGGGCGCGACATCCGCCAGATCATGGGCCAGCCGCAGGCGCTCAAGGGGCTGCGCGCCGAAGAGTTCGTCGACGGCGCCTTCGGCCTGCCCACGGTGCGCGACATTCTCTCGGAGTTGGAAAAGCCCGGTCGCGATCCGCGACCCGACTTTGTCACCGCCAGTTTCACCGATGGCGTGGAAGAGATCACCGACCTGCGCCCCGGCATGATGCTCGAGGGGACGGTGACCAACGTCGCGGCCTTTGGGGCCTTCGTCGACATCGGCGTGCATCAGGACGGTCTGGTGCATGTGAGCCAGCTGGCCGACCGCTTCGTGAAGGATCCGCATGAGGTGGTGAAGGCGGGCGACGTGGTGAAGGTCCGCGTCACCGAGGTGGACGTGCCGCGCAAGCGCATCGGGCTTTCGATGCGCAAGGATGGCAGCGGTCGCGAGGCGGCGCAGGACCGGCGCGCCCAGCCCGACAAAGGGCGCGGCGGCGCACCGCGCGGCAAGGGCGGCCCCGGCAAAGGTCCCCGCGGGCCGATGAGCAGCGGACCAAAAGGCGGCTCTGGCGGTGGTCAGGGCGCGCTTGGCGCGGCGCTGATGGACGCGATGAAGAAAAAGCGCTGA
- a CDS encoding M20 aminoacylase family protein produces the protein MTHADDMARIAETAKSWRRSIHEQPELLYDLPITAAFVEEKLKGFGVDEIVPGIAKTGIVALIEGAKGEGPVIGLRADMDALPMDEKTNLPYASKIPGMMHACGHDGHTATLLAAAQYLCETRDFAGTVALIFQPAEEGGAGARTMIEEGLLERFGIESVYAMHNKPGLPVGQFATRPGPLMAAGDRFVVTVTGRGGHASAPTMSIDPVVAAAHLIASAQTLVSRFSDPFDQVVVSITYLEAGSGRALNVIPDTATFGGTIRTMNSETRAEIEGHLRRLLNAGAEQFGCEAELDWRPGYPVTANDAGKAAVAVGAAAAVAGAENVDDNCDRMMGSEDFSYMLEQRPGAIVWYGNGDSAELHNPSYNFNDEAILPGMRYWVELVARELAA, from the coding sequence GTGACCCACGCAGACGACATGGCCCGCATCGCCGAAACGGCGAAAAGTTGGCGCCGCAGCATCCACGAACAGCCCGAGCTTCTTTACGATCTGCCCATCACCGCCGCCTTCGTCGAAGAAAAGCTGAAGGGTTTTGGCGTCGATGAGATCGTTCCCGGCATCGCCAAGACCGGCATCGTGGCGCTGATCGAAGGGGCCAAGGGCGAGGGCCCGGTGATTGGCCTGCGCGCCGATATGGATGCGCTGCCGATGGACGAAAAGACCAACCTTCCCTACGCCTCGAAGATCCCCGGCATGATGCACGCCTGCGGCCATGACGGGCACACGGCGACGCTGCTCGCCGCCGCGCAATATCTGTGCGAGACGCGCGACTTCGCGGGCACCGTGGCGCTGATCTTCCAGCCGGCCGAAGAGGGTGGCGCGGGCGCACGCACGATGATCGAGGAGGGGCTGCTGGAGCGCTTCGGCATCGAAAGCGTCTATGCGATGCACAACAAGCCGGGCCTGCCGGTGGGTCAGTTCGCCACGCGCCCCGGCCCGCTGATGGCGGCGGGGGACCGCTTTGTGGTGACGGTGACCGGGCGCGGCGGCCATGCCTCGGCGCCCACCATGTCGATCGACCCGGTGGTCGCGGCGGCGCATCTCATCGCCTCGGCGCAGACGCTGGTGTCGCGGTTTTCCGATCCCTTCGATCAGGTGGTTGTCTCGATCACCTACCTCGAGGCCGGCTCGGGCAGGGCGCTCAACGTAATCCCCGACACAGCCACGTTCGGCGGCACGATCCGCACGATGAATTCTGAGACCCGGGCCGAGATCGAGGGCCATCTGCGCCGCCTTCTCAATGCCGGGGCCGAGCAGTTCGGCTGCGAGGCCGAGCTTGACTGGCGTCCGGGCTATCCGGTCACCGCCAACGATGCCGGCAAAGCCGCTGTGGCCGTCGGTGCGGCGGCGGCTGTGGCGGGGGCCGAAAATGTCGATGACAATTGCGACCGGATGATGGGCTCGGAGGATTTCTCCTACATGCTTGAGCAGCGCCCGGGTGCGATCGTCTGGTACGGCAATGGTGACAGCGCCGAGTTGCACAACCCCTCGTATAATTTCAACGACGAAGCGATCCTGCCCGGCATGCGTTATTGGGTCGAGCTGGTCGCCCGCGAGTTGGCCGCATGA
- a CDS encoding DMT family transporter, whose amino-acid sequence MAQQNTRLGIWLMVLTTFIFSVQDGLSRHLSEATNVYMVTMVRYWFFALFVLTLAARHKGGLRAAAKSGQPLLQAFRGVLLVLEICVMVSAFVYLGLVESHAVFACYPLLIAALSGPVLGEKVGWRRWSAIGIGFLGILIILQPSGGVFSPLAAIPLLAALMFALYGLLTRRVARTDSAATSFFWTGTVGVATATLIGMWFWEPMSAPDWAMMAALCVTGAAGHFTLIKCYEVAEASAVQPFAYLQLVFASAFGMLVFGETLRPNVALGAAIITCAGIFTLIRARKAAQS is encoded by the coding sequence ATGGCCCAGCAGAACACCCGCCTCGGCATCTGGCTGATGGTGCTGACCACCTTCATATTCTCGGTGCAGGACGGTCTGTCGCGGCATCTGTCCGAGGCCACCAACGTCTATATGGTAACGATGGTGCGCTACTGGTTCTTCGCGCTTTTCGTGCTGACACTGGCCGCGCGCCACAAGGGCGGGCTGCGCGCCGCCGCCAAGAGCGGCCAGCCGCTGCTGCAGGCCTTCCGCGGCGTGCTCTTGGTGCTCGAGATCTGCGTGATGGTCTCGGCCTTCGTCTATCTCGGCCTCGTGGAAAGCCACGCGGTCTTTGCCTGCTACCCGCTGCTCATCGCGGCGCTCTCGGGCCCGGTGCTGGGCGAAAAGGTCGGCTGGCGCCGCTGGAGCGCGATCGGCATCGGCTTTCTTGGCATCCTGATCATCCTGCAACCCTCGGGCGGGGTGTTCTCGCCGCTCGCCGCCATCCCGCTGCTGGCGGCCCTGATGTTTGCCCTTTACGGGCTGCTGACCCGCCGCGTGGCGCGCACCGACAGCGCCGCCACCTCGTTCTTCTGGACCGGCACCGTGGGCGTCGCCACCGCCACGCTCATCGGCATGTGGTTCTGGGAGCCGATGAGCGCCCCCGACTGGGCGATGATGGCAGCGCTCTGTGTCACCGGCGCGGCGGGGCATTTCACCTTGATCAAATGCTATGAGGTGGCCGAAGCCTCGGCGGTGCAACCCTTCGCCTACCTGCAGTTGGTCTTCGCCTCCGCCTTCGGCATGCTGGTCTTCGGCGAGACGCTGCGGCCCAATGTGGCGCTCGGCGCCGCGATCATCACCTGCGCGGGCATCTTTACATTGATCCGCGCCCGAAAGGCGGCGCAGAGCTGA
- a CDS encoding NAD(P)/FAD-dependent oxidoreductase, with protein sequence MASGQNGVDVTVRGAGIFGLSIAWACVQRGARVRVVDPFGAGSGSSGGQVGALAPHVPENWNPKKAFQLESLLMAAGFWAAVEETGGVSAGYGRLGRLQPLADDKAVDLARGREETARQLWGDHADWRVIKAGEAGDWAPVSPTGLLVHDTLTARMNPRRACAALVAALAVRGVEVQPEAEDAGQVLWAAGWRGLEDLSQALGKRVGTGVKGQSVSLRFDAGDVPQLFAGGLHVVPHSDGTVAIGSTSEREFDDPTTTDAQCDDLVARAALAVPALHGAEVIERWAGVRPRARSRAPMLGAWPGREGVFIANGGFKIGFGMAPKVAQVMADLLLEGRDEIPEGFRVEDSL encoded by the coding sequence ATGGCAAGCGGGCAGAATGGCGTGGATGTGACGGTGCGCGGGGCGGGGATTTTCGGCCTGTCGATCGCATGGGCCTGCGTGCAGCGCGGCGCGCGGGTGCGGGTGGTCGATCCCTTCGGCGCAGGCAGCGGATCGAGCGGCGGGCAGGTGGGGGCGCTGGCGCCGCATGTGCCCGAGAACTGGAACCCCAAGAAGGCGTTCCAGCTGGAAAGCCTGCTGATGGCGGCGGGCTTCTGGGCCGCTGTGGAGGAGACCGGCGGCGTCTCGGCGGGTTATGGCCGTCTGGGGCGTTTGCAGCCGCTGGCCGACGACAAGGCGGTGGATCTGGCGCGCGGCCGCGAAGAGACGGCGCGGCAGCTTTGGGGCGATCACGCGGACTGGCGGGTGATCAAGGCAGGCGAGGCGGGGGATTGGGCGCCGGTCTCTCCCACCGGGCTGCTGGTGCATGACACGCTGACCGCGCGGATGAATCCGCGCCGTGCCTGTGCTGCGCTGGTCGCGGCCTTGGCGGTCCGCGGCGTGGAGGTGCAGCCAGAGGCCGAGGACGCCGGGCAGGTGCTTTGGGCTGCGGGCTGGCGCGGGCTCGAGGATCTGTCGCAGGCGCTTGGCAAGCGGGTCGGCACCGGGGTGAAGGGCCAGTCGGTGAGCCTGCGCTTCGATGCGGGCGACGTGCCACAGCTCTTTGCGGGCGGGCTGCATGTGGTGCCGCACAGCGACGGCACGGTGGCTATCGGCTCGACCTCGGAGCGTGAGTTTGACGATCCCACCACCACCGACGCGCAATGCGACGATCTGGTCGCCCGCGCCGCGCTGGCGGTGCCCGCGCTGCATGGCGCCGAGGTGATCGAACGCTGGGCCGGGGTGCGCCCGCGCGCGCGCAGCCGCGCGCCGATGCTGGGCGCTTGGCCGGGGCGCGAGGGTGTGTTCATCGCCAACGGCGGCTTCAAGATCGGCTTCGGCATGGCCCCCAAGGTGGCGCAGGTGATGGCCGATCTGCTGCTCGAAGGGCGCGACGAGATCCCCGAGGGCTTTCGCGTCGAAGATTCTCTCTGA
- a CDS encoding Ldh family oxidoreductase — protein MSEVRLPFGELVGLLTRIFEGQGLPPRVAQVLATNCATCQRDGGLSHGVFRIPGYVSTLQSGWGNPSAMPVIDEDGGTLIRVDAQGGFAQVALAEARARLVAKARAEGVAALAIRNSQHFSALWPDVEPFAEEGLVALSVVNSMAVVVPPGGKTPVFGTNPMAFAAPRAGQAPYVWDQAASALAHGDVQIAAREGHELRPGTGVDAEGQPTNDPNVILNGGALLPFGGHKGASIAMTIEILAAAFTGGAFSTEVDWSQHEGAKIPLTGQFLLVMDPEHGGSHGFATRVAALSDTVRAAGQERLPGDRRAVVRAEAEQKGVALTEADMEMLQSYL, from the coding sequence ATGAGCGAGGTGAGACTTCCGTTTGGCGAGTTGGTCGGTCTGCTGACGCGGATCTTCGAAGGTCAGGGCCTGCCGCCGCGCGTGGCGCAGGTGCTGGCGACCAATTGCGCCACCTGCCAGCGTGACGGCGGGCTGAGCCACGGAGTGTTCCGCATTCCGGGCTATGTCTCGACGCTGCAGAGCGGCTGGGGCAATCCCAGCGCCATGCCGGTGATCGACGAGGACGGCGGCACGCTGATCCGGGTCGATGCGCAGGGCGGCTTTGCGCAGGTGGCGCTGGCCGAGGCGCGCGCGCGTCTGGTGGCGAAAGCGCGGGCCGAGGGCGTCGCGGCGCTGGCGATCCGCAACTCGCAGCACTTCAGCGCGCTCTGGCCGGACGTGGAGCCCTTCGCCGAAGAGGGGCTGGTGGCGCTGAGCGTGGTGAATTCCATGGCCGTGGTGGTGCCGCCGGGCGGCAAGACGCCGGTCTTCGGCACCAACCCGATGGCCTTTGCCGCGCCGCGCGCGGGGCAGGCGCCCTATGTCTGGGATCAGGCGGCGAGCGCTCTGGCGCATGGCGACGTGCAGATCGCCGCGCGCGAGGGGCATGAGCTGAGGCCCGGCACCGGCGTCGATGCCGAGGGCCAGCCGACCAATGATCCGAATGTCATCCTGAACGGTGGCGCGCTGCTGCCCTTCGGCGGGCACAAGGGCGCGTCGATTGCCATGACCATCGAGATCCTCGCCGCCGCCTTCACCGGCGGGGCCTTCTCGACCGAGGTGGACTGGTCGCAGCACGAAGGGGCGAAGATCCCGCTCACCGGTCAGTTCCTGCTGGTGATGGACCCCGAGCACGGCGGCAGCCACGGCTTTGCGACCCGTGTCGCCGCGCTGTCTGATACGGTGCGGGCGGCGGGGCAGGAGCGCCTGCCGGGCGACCGCCGCGCAGTGGTGCGCGCTGAGGCCGAGCAAAAGGGCGTCGCGCTGACCGAGGCCGATATGGAGATGCTGCAGAGCTATCTCTAA
- a CDS encoding ABC transporter permease — translation MSLADNSAPRRFRARWPSPWSLGAALIASVVVAPILAVLWIALFPSENIWPHLVSTTLPRYFGNTLKLMAGVGLLAGAAGSGAAWLIARYEFPGRRWLEWLLLLPLAIPAYVGAYALVDFLEYAGPVQTGLRQIFGWQTSRDYWFPEIRSMGAAILVLSAALYPYVYLLARNAFREQPGSADEVARSLGQGAFARFWRVGLPLARPAIAAGMAIAMMEAVNDFGTVDYFSVQTLTTGIFSVWLQSNNAGGAAQIAGTVLALVILLVLLEKGSRRKMRFFNLSSRHRPVPRTRLAGGWAWGAALACAIPFAMGFVLPAWVILGHALDNAGAWSDPDLWRAGANTLSVGGIAAVLTVLGGVFLVYGVRLSGRQLPRLLLPVSTIGYAAPGAVLGVGILIPLAAVDHMVADGVEALTGVDIGLVLTGSAFALVLSYFVRFFAIAQGAADAAMGRVSPNLARAARSLGRTQGQTLREVYVPLMRGSVASALLLVFVDCVKELPATLLLRPFNYETLATRVHDQASLENLGGAAPAAVLVIGVGLAAVGLLAKANR, via the coding sequence ATGAGCCTTGCCGACAACAGCGCCCCCCGCCGCTTTCGCGCGCGCTGGCCGAGCCCGTGGTCGCTGGGGGCGGCGCTGATCGCGTCTGTGGTGGTGGCGCCGATCCTCGCGGTGCTCTGGATCGCGCTCTTTCCCAGCGAGAACATCTGGCCGCATCTCGTGTCGACGACGCTGCCGCGCTATTTCGGCAATACGCTGAAACTGATGGCTGGGGTTGGTCTGCTGGCCGGGGCTGCCGGATCCGGGGCCGCATGGCTGATCGCGCGCTACGAGTTCCCCGGGCGGCGCTGGCTCGAATGGCTGCTGCTGCTGCCATTGGCAATTCCGGCCTATGTGGGCGCTTATGCGCTGGTGGATTTTCTGGAATACGCCGGGCCGGTGCAGACCGGGCTGCGGCAGATCTTCGGCTGGCAGACTTCGCGCGACTATTGGTTCCCCGAGATCCGTTCGATGGGCGCGGCGATCCTCGTGCTCTCGGCGGCGCTTTACCCCTATGTCTACCTGCTCGCACGTAACGCCTTTCGCGAGCAGCCGGGCAGCGCCGACGAGGTGGCGCGCTCGCTGGGGCAGGGCGCCTTTGCCCGGTTCTGGCGGGTGGGCCTGCCGCTGGCGAGGCCAGCGATCGCCGCGGGCATGGCGATCGCGATGATGGAAGCGGTGAATGATTTCGGCACGGTCGATTACTTCTCGGTGCAGACGCTGACCACCGGCATCTTCAGCGTCTGGCTGCAGAGCAACAACGCGGGCGGCGCGGCACAGATCGCCGGGACCGTGCTGGCGCTGGTGATCTTGCTGGTGCTGCTGGAGAAGGGCTCGCGCCGGAAGATGCGGTTCTTCAACCTCTCGTCGCGTCACCGCCCGGTACCGCGCACGCGGCTCGCGGGGGGATGGGCATGGGGTGCCGCGCTGGCCTGCGCCATTCCCTTTGCCATGGGCTTTGTGCTGCCGGCATGGGTGATCCTCGGGCACGCGCTCGACAACGCGGGCGCTTGGTCGGACCCGGATCTCTGGCGTGCCGGAGCGAACACGCTCAGCGTTGGCGGCATCGCAGCAGTTCTGACCGTGTTGGGCGGGGTGTTTCTGGTCTATGGCGTGCGCCTGTCGGGGCGGCAACTGCCGCGGCTGCTGCTGCCGGTCTCGACCATCGGCTACGCGGCACCCGGGGCGGTGCTGGGCGTCGGCATTCTGATCCCGCTGGCGGCGGTGGATCATATGGTTGCCGACGGCGTCGAGGCGCTCACCGGCGTGGACATCGGCCTCGTGCTGACCGGTTCGGCCTTCGCGCTGGTGCTCTCTTACTTCGTGCGCTTCTTCGCCATCGCCCAAGGCGCGGCGGATGCCGCAATGGGCCGAGTCTCGCCCAACCTAGCCCGCGCGGCGCGCTCGCTGGGGCGCACACAAGGCCAGACCCTGCGCGAGGTCTACGTGCCGTTGATGCGCGGTTCGGTCGCCTCGGCGCTGCTGCTGGTCTTCGTCGATTGTGTGAAAGAGCTTCCCGCAACGCTGCTCCTGCGCCCGTTCAACTACGAGACGCTGGCAACCCGCGTGCATGATCAGGCGTCGCTGGAGAACCTCGGAGGCGCCGCCCCCGCCGCAGTGCTGGTGATCGGCGTCGGTCTGGCGGCGGTCGGGCTTCTGGCAAAGGCAAATCGGTGA
- the mnmD gene encoding tRNA (5-methylaminomethyl-2-thiouridine)(34)-methyltransferase MnmD encodes MSQPDTPRPDPLLPADAPEWRDGDVPVSPRFDDPYYSLENGLAETRHTFHAGNDLPARLVDGFHVAELGFGTGLNLLATLALWRAEGIPGTLRFTTFEAFPLAAEDMLRAQAAFPELSDIAAELAPFWQQNARAFSLPDLQFTMVVGDARQTLAAWDQQADAWFLDGFSPAKNPELWGADLMAEVARHTAPGGSAATYTAAGHVRRALAEAGFEVTRQPGHGRKRHMTVANMPLARTP; translated from the coding sequence ATGAGCCAGCCCGACACCCCCCGGCCCGATCCCCTGCTGCCCGCCGATGCGCCGGAGTGGCGGGACGGAGACGTGCCGGTCTCACCGCGCTTCGACGATCCCTATTATTCGCTCGAGAACGGCCTTGCCGAAACCCGCCACACGTTCCACGCGGGCAATGATCTGCCAGCGCGGCTGGTGGATGGGTTTCATGTGGCCGAACTGGGCTTCGGCACCGGGCTGAACCTTCTGGCGACGCTGGCGCTGTGGCGCGCGGAGGGTATCCCCGGCACCCTGCGTTTCACCACTTTCGAGGCCTTCCCCCTTGCCGCCGAGGACATGCTGCGCGCGCAGGCCGCCTTTCCCGAGCTTTCGGATATCGCCGCGGAACTTGCGCCCTTCTGGCAACAGAACGCCCGCGCCTTTTCGCTGCCAGACCTGCAGTTCACGATGGTCGTGGGCGACGCGCGGCAGACCCTTGCCGCATGGGACCAGCAGGCCGATGCGTGGTTCCTCGACGGCTTCTCGCCGGCCAAGAACCCCGAGCTTTGGGGTGCCGATCTGATGGCCGAGGTCGCCCGCCACACCGCCCCCGGCGGCAGCGCCGCCACCTATACCGCCGCAGGCCATGTGCGCCGCGCGCTCGCCGAGGCCGGGTTCGAGGTGACCCGCCAGCCCGGCCATGGCCGCAAACGCCATATGACCGTCGCGAACATGCCTCTCGCAAGGACGCCCTGA